One Micromonospora eburnea genomic region harbors:
- the hrcA gene encoding heat-inducible transcriptional repressor HrcA: MGLDDRKLAVLRAIVEDYVATQEPVGSKSLVERHQLGVSPATVRNDMAVLEDEGYIRQPHTSAGRVPTDRGYRLFVDRLSRVKPLSPAERRAIERFLAGAVDLDDVVHRTVRLLAQLTRQVAVVQYPSLARSKVRHLELVPISTTRLMLVMIADTGRVEQRLVELPGPTSVEEVTDLRRLVNEKLVGTRLSDTPPLVQALVDESSPQLRPAMATLSSVLLETLVERHEERIALAGTANLTRGGLLDFQGTLRPVLEALEEQVVLLKLIGETEPSTTRVLIGDENEIDNLRAASVVSTGYGPGSTIVGGLGVLGPTRMDYPGTIATVRAVARYVGELLAQN; the protein is encoded by the coding sequence ATGGGTCTCGACGACCGCAAGCTCGCCGTGCTCCGCGCGATCGTCGAGGACTACGTCGCCACGCAGGAGCCGGTCGGCAGCAAGTCCCTGGTCGAGCGCCACCAACTCGGCGTCTCCCCGGCCACCGTCCGCAACGACATGGCCGTACTGGAGGACGAGGGCTACATCCGGCAGCCGCACACCAGCGCCGGCCGGGTGCCCACCGACCGTGGCTACCGGCTCTTCGTCGACCGACTCTCCCGGGTCAAGCCGCTCAGCCCGGCCGAGCGCCGGGCCATCGAGCGCTTCCTGGCCGGCGCGGTCGACCTGGACGACGTGGTGCACCGCACGGTGCGACTGCTGGCCCAGCTCACCCGGCAGGTGGCCGTGGTGCAGTACCCGAGCCTGGCCCGCTCCAAGGTGCGCCACCTGGAACTGGTGCCGATCTCCACCACCCGGCTGATGCTGGTCATGATCGCCGACACCGGACGGGTCGAGCAGCGGCTGGTCGAGCTGCCCGGGCCGACCTCGGTCGAGGAGGTCACCGACCTGCGCCGGCTGGTCAACGAAAAGTTGGTCGGCACCCGGCTGTCGGACACGCCGCCGCTGGTCCAGGCGCTGGTGGACGAGTCCTCGCCGCAGCTGCGGCCGGCCATGGCCACGCTCTCCAGCGTGCTGCTGGAGACGCTGGTCGAGCGACACGAGGAACGCATCGCGCTGGCCGGCACGGCCAACCTCACCCGGGGCGGCCTGCTCGACTTCCAGGGCACCCTGCGGCCCGTCCTCGAGGCGCTCGAGGAGCAGGTCGTGCTGCTCAAGCTCATCGGCGAGACCGAGCCGAGCACCACCCGGGTGCTGATCGGCGACGAGAACGAGATCGACAATCTGCGGGCCGCCTCGGTCGTCAGCACCGGGTACGGCCCGGGTAGCACCATCGTCGGCGGCCTGGGGGTGCTCGGGCCGACCCGGATGGACTACCCCGGCACCATCGCCACGGTGCGGGCCGTGGCACGCTACGTGGGCGAGCTGCTGGCCCAGAACTGA
- a CDS encoding DUF4870 domain-containing protein, giving the protein MTEPPRPPGAGDPGAQPPGETPPSAPYGSPSANEPTAPMSGAPGGAGYPPPGGYPPPGGYPPPGGYPPPGGYPPPGGYASSDDKTWALVAHFGGAAGALISFGPLGFVGPLVAYLARGQQSPAVRAHALAALNFQILWSIIAFVLLFVSWCLLFLPSIAVVVIQILFGIIAGMRANEGQLYRYPMSASFIK; this is encoded by the coding sequence ATGACTGAACCACCTCGCCCTCCCGGAGCGGGGGACCCCGGCGCCCAGCCGCCGGGCGAGACCCCGCCGTCGGCACCATACGGCTCGCCCTCGGCGAACGAGCCCACCGCACCAATGTCCGGCGCACCCGGCGGCGCCGGCTATCCCCCTCCCGGTGGCTATCCGCCGCCGGGCGGCTACCCACCCCCGGGCGGCTACCCCCCACCTGGCGGCTATCCCCCGCCCGGTGGCTACGCCAGCAGCGATGACAAGACCTGGGCGCTCGTGGCGCACTTCGGCGGCGCGGCCGGCGCGCTGATCAGCTTCGGCCCGCTGGGTTTCGTCGGTCCGCTCGTCGCCTACCTGGCCCGCGGCCAGCAGTCCCCGGCCGTCCGGGCGCACGCCCTGGCCGCGCTGAACTTCCAGATCCTCTGGTCGATCATCGCGTTCGTGCTGCTCTTCGTGAGCTGGTGCCTGCTCTTCCTGCCCAGCATCGCGGTGGTGGTGATCCAGATCCTGTTCGGGATCATCGCCGGCATGCGGGCCAACGAGGGGCAGCTCTACCGCTATCCGATGTCCGCCAGCTTCATCAAGTGA
- the dnaJ gene encoding molecular chaperone DnaJ, producing MARDYYGILGVSREASDDEIKRAYRKLARQFHPDVNPDPEAQEKFKDINAAYEVLSDDRKRQIVDLGGDPLAPGGGGAGPGGPGGAGPFVGFQDIMDAFFGGAAGGARGPRPRTRPGADAILRLELDLNETAFGVEAPITVDTAVLCTTCSGAGTAAGTHLATCEACGGRGEVQSVQRTFLGQVVSARPCTVCQGYGTTIPHPCPTCAGDGRVRTRRSLTVKIPAGVEDGMRIRLAQQGEVGPGGGTAGDLYVEIHERPHDVYSRKGDDLHCRVTVPMTAAALGTRLTIKTLDSEETVDVKPGTQPGSTLRLRARGVPHLRGTGRGDLYVHLDVRTPTKLDADQERMLREFAKTRGEEVAELTKQGGFFSRMRDAFNGHA from the coding sequence GTGGCCAGGGACTACTACGGCATTCTCGGCGTCAGCCGGGAAGCCTCCGACGACGAGATCAAGCGCGCCTACCGCAAGCTGGCGCGGCAGTTCCACCCGGACGTCAATCCGGATCCGGAGGCACAGGAGAAGTTCAAGGACATCAACGCCGCGTACGAGGTCCTCTCGGACGACCGGAAACGGCAGATCGTCGACCTGGGCGGCGACCCGTTGGCACCGGGCGGCGGGGGCGCCGGGCCGGGCGGTCCGGGTGGCGCCGGCCCGTTCGTCGGGTTCCAGGACATCATGGACGCGTTCTTCGGCGGCGCCGCCGGCGGTGCGCGTGGCCCGCGTCCGCGTACCCGGCCGGGCGCGGACGCGATCCTGCGGCTGGAACTGGACCTCAACGAGACGGCGTTCGGCGTCGAGGCCCCGATCACGGTCGACACCGCCGTGCTCTGCACCACCTGCTCGGGCGCGGGCACCGCGGCGGGCACCCACCTCGCCACCTGCGAGGCGTGCGGGGGCCGGGGCGAGGTGCAGTCGGTGCAGCGGACCTTCCTCGGCCAGGTGGTCTCCGCCCGGCCGTGCACGGTCTGCCAGGGCTACGGCACCACCATCCCGCACCCCTGCCCGACCTGTGCCGGTGACGGCCGGGTGCGGACCCGCCGCTCGCTCACCGTCAAGATTCCGGCGGGCGTCGAGGACGGCATGCGGATCCGGCTGGCCCAGCAGGGCGAGGTCGGCCCCGGCGGCGGCACGGCCGGCGACCTCTACGTGGAGATCCACGAGCGGCCGCACGACGTCTATTCGCGCAAGGGCGACGACCTGCACTGCCGGGTCACCGTGCCGATGACCGCCGCCGCGCTCGGCACCCGGCTCACCATCAAGACGCTGGACAGCGAGGAGACGGTCGACGTCAAGCCGGGCACCCAGCCGGGCAGCACGCTGCGGCTGCGCGCCCGGGGCGTACCGCACCTGCGCGGCACCGGTCGGGGCGACCTCTACGTCCACCTGGACGTGCGTACCCCGACGAAGCTCGACGCCGACCAGGAGCGGATGCTGCGCGAGTTCGCCAAGACCCGGGGCGAGGAGGTCGCCGAGCTGACCAAGCAGGGCGGCTTCTTCTCCCGGATGCGTGACGCCTTCAACGGGCACGCCTAG